Proteins from a genomic interval of Paenibacillus lentus:
- a CDS encoding SDR family oxidoreductase, giving the protein MRVLFIGGTGTISSAITKQLAEAGCELYLLNRGTRNSGLPAGVSVLQADINDEDKVSRLLENMTFDVVADFIAFHPEQLERDYRLFSGKTKQFMFISSASAYQTPLSDYRVTEGTPLSNPYWEYSRNKIACEEYLMKQYREHGFPITIVRPSHTYSERSIPLGVHGSKGSWQVAKRMLENRPVIIHGDGTSLWTMTHNSDFAKGFIGLMGNIHAIGESVHITSDETVTWNQIYEIIADALGVKLNAVHVSSEFLAACGSDDLRGGLLGDKANSVVFDNSKLKRLVPEFVATTRLDQGIKQTVKHILAHPELQVEDPEFDAWCDKVIGALENAAKAVMEQ; this is encoded by the coding sequence ATGAGAGTACTATTTATTGGCGGAACGGGAACGATCAGCTCGGCAATTACGAAGCAATTGGCGGAAGCAGGCTGCGAGCTTTATTTATTGAATCGGGGTACAAGAAATAGCGGCTTGCCGGCCGGAGTTAGCGTCCTGCAAGCGGACATCAATGATGAAGATAAAGTGTCCAGGCTGCTTGAAAATATGACCTTTGATGTCGTTGCCGATTTTATCGCCTTCCATCCGGAACAGTTAGAGAGAGATTACCGGCTGTTCAGTGGGAAAACAAAGCAGTTTATGTTCATCAGTTCAGCTTCTGCATACCAGACTCCTTTATCCGATTATAGAGTTACCGAGGGTACGCCATTATCTAACCCTTATTGGGAATATTCCAGAAACAAAATCGCTTGTGAGGAATATCTGATGAAGCAGTACCGGGAGCACGGGTTCCCGATTACGATTGTAAGGCCAAGCCACACGTACTCCGAGCGATCTATACCTCTGGGCGTGCATGGCAGTAAGGGAAGCTGGCAGGTGGCTAAGCGGATGCTGGAGAACAGGCCTGTCATCATCCATGGCGATGGCACCTCCCTGTGGACAATGACGCATAATAGCGATTTTGCTAAGGGCTTCATCGGCTTGATGGGCAACATTCATGCGATCGGCGAGTCCGTCCATATTACGTCCGATGAGACGGTGACCTGGAATCAAATCTATGAAATAATTGCGGATGCTTTGGGCGTGAAGCTGAATGCCGTGCATGTGTCCTCCGAGTTTTTGGCGGCTTGCGGCTCGGATGATTTGCGGGGTGGCCTACTGGGGGACAAAGCGAACTCGGTTGTGTTCGACAACTCCAAGCTGAAGCGGCTTGTTCCGGAGTTTGTTGCTACCACTCGGCTTGATCAAGGGATAAAGCAAACCGTCAAGCATATACTCGCACATCCCGAGCTCCAGGTCGAGGATCCAGAATTTGATGCATGGTGCGATAAGGTGATCGGTGCGTTGGAAAACGCGGCGAAGGCAGTGATGGAGCAATAG
- a CDS encoding NAD(P)/FAD-dependent oxidoreductase: protein MVEQRQEIFDVTIIGGGPAGLYSAFYSGLREMKTKLIEYQPRLGGKIHVYPEKMIWDVGGLTPISGEKLIEQLVEQGLTFDPEIVLNEKVESISRDEAGIFVLRAATGQKHYSKTVIVAVGGGILNPQKLEIEGAERFEVSNLNYTVKSLQRFKGKTVIISGGGNSAIDWANELEPIAEQVYLTYRKEALSGHEAQATQLMNSSAICYFNTSITKLIAGENQETIDRVELTNHETGEVTRLAIDEVIINHGYERDTTLLENSELKIDIADNYYIAGSAGSESSIEGLYAAGDILKHDGKLHLIAGAFQDAANAVNRAKQYIQPDAHKSGMVSSHNEVFKERNRELIRQMIK, encoded by the coding sequence GTGGTGGAGCAAAGGCAGGAAATATTTGATGTAACTATAATTGGCGGGGGGCCTGCAGGGCTTTACTCCGCTTTTTACAGCGGGCTTAGGGAGATGAAAACCAAGCTTATAGAATACCAGCCGCGGTTGGGCGGGAAGATACATGTCTATCCCGAGAAGATGATCTGGGATGTCGGAGGTCTAACGCCGATTTCGGGCGAGAAGTTAATTGAACAGCTCGTAGAACAGGGGCTAACCTTTGACCCAGAGATCGTGTTAAATGAAAAGGTCGAGTCGATTTCCCGTGATGAAGCAGGGATTTTCGTATTGCGGGCTGCCACAGGGCAGAAACACTATTCCAAGACAGTAATTGTCGCTGTAGGCGGCGGTATCTTGAATCCTCAAAAGCTAGAGATTGAAGGTGCAGAACGATTTGAAGTATCCAACCTAAATTATACGGTAAAATCACTCCAGCGCTTTAAGGGCAAGACCGTGATTATTTCCGGCGGCGGCAACTCCGCAATTGATTGGGCGAATGAATTGGAGCCGATTGCAGAGCAGGTCTACCTGACTTATCGAAAAGAAGCGTTGTCCGGGCATGAAGCGCAAGCGACCCAGCTTATGAACAGCTCGGCTATTTGCTACTTCAATACGTCGATTACGAAGCTCATTGCTGGAGAGAACCAAGAAACGATTGATCGTGTTGAACTGACGAATCATGAGACGGGAGAGGTTACTCGCTTGGCTATTGATGAAGTGATTATCAATCACGGCTATGAACGCGACACGACCTTGCTTGAGAATAGCGAATTAAAAATTGATATTGCGGATAATTATTATATTGCCGGCAGCGCTGGGAGCGAGTCTTCCATAGAGGGGCTGTATGCCGCGGGGGACATATTGAAGCATGACGGGAAATTGCATCTTATTGCAGGTGCTTTCCAGGATGCGGCCAATGCGGTAAATCGGGCGAAGCAATATATCCAGCCGGACGCTCATAAGAGCGGGATGGTATCCTCCCATAACGAAGTGTTTAAGGAGCGCAATCGTGAACTGATCAGGCAAATGATTAAGTAG
- the deoD gene encoding purine-nucleoside phosphorylase: MSFHIEAKVGEVAESVLLPGDPLRAKYIAETFLEDAVCYNQVRGMLGFTGTYKGKRVSIQGTGMGMPSASIYIHELINDYGAKHLVRIGTCGAIQHDVKIRDVIVAQAAATNSAIIRNQFPGYDFPQIGNFDSIKTAFEIGVSKGLNLRVGNVLSSDLFYTDSSDEFSKLGKHGVLAVEMETAALYFLANKFGVKGLSLLTVSDHILTGEQTTAQERQTTFNDMIEVALETVSK; encoded by the coding sequence ATGAGCTTTCACATTGAAGCTAAAGTTGGCGAAGTTGCTGAATCCGTTTTGCTGCCCGGCGATCCGCTGCGCGCAAAATATATTGCCGAGACGTTCTTAGAGGATGCCGTATGCTACAACCAGGTGCGTGGTATGCTTGGTTTTACAGGTACTTACAAGGGCAAACGCGTATCGATTCAAGGGACTGGCATGGGAATGCCTTCCGCCTCCATCTACATCCATGAATTGATTAACGACTACGGCGCCAAGCATCTCGTGCGTATCGGAACATGCGGCGCTATTCAGCACGACGTCAAAATCCGTGATGTCATTGTCGCTCAAGCGGCAGCGACTAACTCCGCGATCATTCGTAACCAGTTCCCTGGATACGACTTCCCGCAAATCGGGAATTTTGACTCCATTAAGACTGCTTTTGAAATCGGTGTCAGCAAAGGGCTGAATCTGCGTGTCGGTAACGTCCTCTCTTCCGACCTGTTCTACACGGACAGCAGTGATGAATTCAGCAAGCTCGGCAAACACGGCGTATTGGCCGTAGAGATGGAAACAGCAGCACTGTACTTCCTAGCCAACAAGTTCGGCGTCAAAGGCTTAAGTCTTCTCACGGTAAGCGATCATATCCTGACTGGAGAGCAAACAACCGCTCAAGAAAGACAAACGACGTTCAACGACATGATCGAAGTTGCCCTAGAAACAGTTTCGAAGTAG
- a CDS encoding Crp/Fnr family transcriptional regulator — protein sequence MIDNLSDIHIFSGLPEEDLQYIVPFLKERQFKKNHILMFENDESDEIYLLRSGMVKIYRMYEGKEVVLSITMPGDIIGELESLSNSYHRISSIEALENVSVWQISSQDFLHIVDKYPIVLKNAYKILVERTRMLNRMIRYLTFYDVRGKVANLIMDLYYNFGTSRDSVYKIDLRINQSLLANMIGITRESISKTLGDFQAEGLIDIRGKYLYLLDMKLLESICHETEEFPTLRKWYNN from the coding sequence ATGATCGATAACCTCTCAGACATTCACATTTTCTCGGGGCTTCCTGAAGAGGATTTACAATATATTGTCCCATTTCTCAAGGAACGGCAATTCAAGAAGAACCATATTCTTATGTTTGAGAATGACGAGAGTGATGAGATTTACCTGCTTCGCTCAGGCATGGTTAAAATTTATCGCATGTATGAAGGCAAAGAAGTGGTTCTAAGCATTACTATGCCCGGTGACATCATCGGCGAGCTCGAATCACTATCGAACAGCTACCATCGAATTTCATCGATCGAGGCGCTCGAAAATGTCTCTGTCTGGCAAATTTCCAGCCAAGACTTTCTGCATATCGTCGATAAATATCCCATTGTCCTTAAAAACGCCTACAAAATTCTCGTCGAACGCACCCGGATGCTCAATCGCATGATTCGATATCTAACCTTCTATGACGTTCGCGGTAAAGTCGCTAACCTAATCATGGATCTTTATTATAACTTTGGCACGAGTCGTGATAGCGTTTACAAAATTGATCTGAGAATTAACCAATCCTTGCTGGCCAATATGATCGGAATTACCAGAGAGTCCATTTCCAAGACGCTAGGCGACTTTCAAGCCGAAGGACTCATCGATATTCGCGGCAAGTACCTATACCTCCTTGATATGAAACTGTTAGAATCTATTTGTCATGAGACGGAAGAGTTCCCTACGCTTCGCAAGTGGTATAACAATTAA
- a CDS encoding BMP family ABC transporter substrate-binding protein — MKKTMKTVLPLLLVFMLVLTACGQKGTNQNAGNANTPAGDGNQQEIKKLKVGMVTDLGSVNDKSFNQSAWEALQQLKKDYGFEVKYLEPKTDADVVPNLNQFVKANYDLTWATAYTLADAVTQLANENPDSMFGIVDSDLTLPNVASVSFKEQEGSFLVGVIAGLTTKTNKIGFVGGMEIPVIKRFEVGFREGIKAVNPDAKLTVNYTGLFNRVDMGKSAASTIYNDGADIIFHAAGLTGNGVFNEAKERNSKGGKVWVIGVDKDQSLIFGDDVTLTSMVKKVDEAVYQISKSLAEGNFPAGQVTLMGLKENGVDIAPTSDKNVDPEVLAKVEEYRQKIINGEIVVPVE; from the coding sequence ATGAAAAAGACAATGAAAACTGTATTACCTCTTCTGCTGGTATTTATGCTGGTTCTCACGGCATGTGGACAGAAGGGGACGAATCAGAATGCCGGGAATGCGAATACGCCTGCTGGCGACGGTAATCAGCAAGAGATCAAGAAGCTTAAAGTAGGTATGGTGACTGACCTTGGAAGTGTCAATGATAAATCTTTCAACCAAAGTGCATGGGAAGCACTTCAACAATTGAAGAAGGACTATGGTTTTGAAGTAAAATACCTGGAGCCGAAAACCGACGCTGATGTTGTGCCGAACCTGAATCAATTCGTCAAAGCGAATTACGACCTGACATGGGCCACCGCATATACATTGGCGGATGCCGTAACTCAGCTGGCTAATGAGAATCCGGATTCGATGTTTGGGATTGTGGATTCCGACCTGACTTTGCCTAACGTGGCGTCGGTATCCTTCAAAGAGCAGGAAGGTTCATTCCTGGTAGGGGTTATCGCCGGTCTTACTACCAAGACGAACAAAATCGGATTTGTTGGCGGCATGGAAATTCCGGTTATTAAGCGCTTCGAAGTCGGTTTCCGCGAGGGGATTAAAGCGGTTAATCCAGATGCCAAGTTGACCGTTAACTATACAGGCTTATTCAACCGGGTGGATATGGGGAAATCAGCAGCTTCCACAATCTATAACGATGGTGCGGATATTATTTTCCACGCAGCGGGTTTGACGGGTAATGGTGTATTTAATGAAGCGAAGGAGCGTAACAGTAAGGGTGGAAAAGTGTGGGTGATCGGGGTCGATAAAGACCAATCCTTGATCTTCGGCGATGATGTAACATTGACTTCTATGGTGAAAAAAGTAGACGAAGCCGTTTATCAAATTTCCAAGAGCTTAGCGGAAGGTAACTTCCCGGCAGGTCAAGTGACGCTGATGGGTCTGAAGGAGAATGGCGTCGATATTGCTCCAACCTCCGATAAGAATGTAGATCCTGAAGTGCTGGCTAAAGTCGAAGAGTATCGTCAAAAGATTATTAACGGTGAAATTGTTGTACCTGTAGAATAA
- a CDS encoding ABC transporter ATP-binding protein translates to MTKADIALELKGITKRFPGVVANDSISFQLKRGEIHALLGENGAGKSTLMSIVFGLYQPDEGEIYVNGQKEVIDSPNKAIDLGIGMVHQHFKLVEPFTVTENIILGMEPKKGMKIDIKGASAQVKKLSEQYKLDVDPMATIESISVGMQQRVEIIKTLYRGADILIFDEPTAVLTPQEIRELLEIMRRLVAEGKSIVLITHKLKEIMEIADTCTIIRRGKVIESVEVAKTNPQELAEKMVGKAVNFKTEKKSAKPGDTLLEVKDLIVEGGKGKNAVDGLSFSVRGGEIVGIAGVDGNGQTELIEAITGMRSIKSGDVLLQGKSVTNQSPRVISESGLSHIPQDRHKHGLVLDFTVSENIILQTYDQPELNQRGFINEKSRDTVAERLVKEFDVRTPGIDTKVRSMSGGNQQKIIIAREIDKKPQVLIAAQPTRGLDVGAIEFVHQQLIAQRDQGKAVLLISFELEEILNVADRILVLFGGQIVGETTPESTNDQQLGLMMAGKHEGDGTHE, encoded by the coding sequence TTGACTAAGGCGGATATTGCATTAGAGCTGAAAGGAATCACGAAGAGATTCCCCGGAGTAGTGGCCAACGATTCGATTAGCTTTCAATTGAAACGCGGAGAAATCCATGCTTTGCTTGGGGAGAATGGTGCCGGTAAATCGACCTTGATGAGCATTGTATTTGGGCTATATCAGCCCGATGAAGGCGAAATTTACGTCAATGGGCAAAAGGAAGTGATCGACAGCCCGAATAAAGCGATTGATCTCGGCATTGGGATGGTGCACCAGCATTTTAAGTTGGTCGAGCCCTTTACGGTAACGGAGAATATCATTCTTGGCATGGAGCCGAAGAAGGGGATGAAGATCGATATCAAGGGGGCCAGCGCGCAGGTCAAAAAGCTGTCCGAGCAATATAAGCTGGATGTTGATCCGATGGCTACGATCGAATCGATCAGCGTTGGCATGCAGCAGCGGGTAGAAATTATCAAGACGCTCTATCGGGGCGCGGACATCCTAATTTTTGACGAGCCAACGGCCGTGCTAACGCCTCAAGAGATAAGAGAGCTGCTTGAAATCATGCGGCGTCTAGTTGCCGAGGGCAAATCAATCGTTTTGATTACGCACAAGCTGAAAGAAATTATGGAAATTGCGGATACTTGTACGATTATTCGTCGGGGCAAGGTTATTGAGAGCGTGGAAGTCGCTAAGACGAACCCGCAGGAACTGGCGGAGAAGATGGTGGGCAAGGCAGTTAATTTTAAGACAGAGAAGAAGTCGGCCAAGCCTGGAGACACATTGCTCGAAGTAAAGGATCTCATCGTTGAAGGCGGAAAAGGAAAAAATGCGGTAGATGGACTGTCCTTTTCTGTTCGCGGAGGCGAAATCGTTGGCATTGCCGGGGTGGATGGCAACGGTCAGACGGAATTGATCGAAGCCATTACAGGAATGCGCAGTATTAAATCAGGGGATGTTCTGCTGCAGGGGAAGAGCGTCACCAATCAATCCCCGCGTGTCATCTCAGAAAGCGGGCTATCACATATTCCGCAGGATCGGCATAAACATGGACTCGTTCTGGACTTTACAGTCAGTGAAAATATCATTTTGCAAACCTATGATCAGCCGGAGCTTAACCAACGCGGCTTCATTAATGAGAAATCGAGGGATACGGTGGCCGAGCGCCTCGTCAAGGAGTTTGACGTGCGCACGCCAGGCATCGATACGAAGGTTCGTTCTATGTCTGGAGGAAACCAGCAGAAAATTATTATCGCCCGCGAAATTGACAAGAAGCCTCAGGTTCTTATCGCGGCTCAGCCAACACGGGGACTTGACGTAGGTGCAATCGAGTTTGTGCATCAGCAGCTCATTGCCCAGCGGGATCAAGGAAAGGCCGTCCTTCTCATCTCCTTTGAGCTGGAGGAAATATTGAACGTGGCTGATCGTATTCTCGTCCTGTTCGGGGGACAGATTGTCGGTGAGACGACGCCGGAATCGACGAATGATCAGCAGCTTGGGTTGATGATGGCAGGTAAGCATGAAGGAGATGGCACACATGAATAA
- a CDS encoding ABC transporter permease, with protein sequence MNKFMSIFRRESAVIPVVSIIIGLLLGALIMLIGGYDPLLAYESLVIKIFGSSYDFGEALRSIVPLVMCGLAVGIAFRAGLFNIGVDGQIIMGSLGALIVGTKLSLPPLLHAIVAVIFGAILGGLWGALVGYIKAKRGINEVITSIMFNFIALYFSHYMIRTFMPQAGTQRSAMIEESASIQIGWLTQLMGGARIHWGFLLTILAVIFYHIYLNRTKWGYELRAVGLNPDAAEYAGMKVSNVMVRTMFISGVFGGLVGTFEVLGVFKYIAINSVTSGLGFDGIAVALLGGNTALGVLLSGMLIGALTYGSQGMSFGAEVPGEIIRMVIGFIIFFVAAPGIVKLFFRPLTNKMKKKV encoded by the coding sequence ATGAATAAATTTATGAGTATTTTCAGACGTGAATCTGCTGTTATTCCTGTTGTCTCTATTATCATTGGTTTGTTACTGGGTGCGCTAATTATGTTGATCGGCGGGTATGATCCGCTGCTCGCTTATGAATCTCTTGTGATAAAAATTTTCGGTAGCAGTTATGACTTCGGTGAAGCGCTCCGTTCGATTGTTCCTCTGGTCATGTGCGGTCTGGCGGTAGGCATTGCTTTCCGCGCGGGACTGTTCAACATCGGGGTCGATGGGCAGATTATAATGGGCTCACTTGGTGCGCTTATTGTCGGGACTAAGCTAAGCCTGCCTCCACTGCTGCATGCGATCGTCGCTGTCATATTCGGTGCAATCCTCGGGGGATTGTGGGGTGCGCTTGTGGGGTATATTAAGGCTAAACGAGGCATCAATGAAGTTATTACCAGTATTATGTTTAACTTTATTGCACTGTATTTTAGCCATTACATGATTCGTACATTCATGCCGCAAGCAGGTACACAGCGGTCTGCGATGATCGAAGAATCGGCTAGCATTCAGATTGGCTGGCTCACACAGTTGATGGGTGGTGCGCGTATTCACTGGGGATTCCTGCTTACTATCCTTGCCGTGATTTTCTATCACATTTATTTGAACAGAACCAAATGGGGCTATGAGCTGCGCGCTGTCGGTCTAAATCCGGATGCAGCCGAGTATGCAGGGATGAAGGTATCAAACGTTATGGTACGTACGATGTTTATTTCCGGCGTGTTTGGCGGCTTGGTCGGTACATTTGAGGTGCTTGGCGTATTCAAATATATCGCTATTAACTCGGTGACCTCCGGCCTTGGCTTTGATGGAATCGCGGTAGCGCTGCTTGGCGGAAATACAGCCCTTGGCGTGCTTCTTTCCGGGATGCTGATCGGCGCGCTAACTTACGGCTCGCAAGGGATGAGCTTTGGTGCGGAAGTGCCGGGCGAGATCATTCGGATGGTTATTGGCTTCATTATCTTTTTCGTTGCCGCACCGGGTATTGTGAAGCTCTTCTTCCGTCCGCTTACTAATAAAATGAAGAAGAAGGTGTAA
- a CDS encoding ABC transporter permease yields the protein MDIISNLINGTLVFSTAFIFAALGGLISERSGVINIGLEGFMVSGAFFSAIIAYYAETAGLGGLSPWLGVIGAFVFTAIFSSIHAVATIRFKANQVVSGVVINILAASSTFFLVKLIFEGSAESPLLTTVFHKFRIPFLSDIPFIGNAFFNNYPTTYIAIAFVIVIYFIIYRTAVGLRLRAVGEHPGAADTVGVKVNRMRYMAVILSGSIAALGGATIVLTSNGNFAFNTISGQGYIALAAVIFGKWNPIGAMLASLFFGLAQAVKDQLQIFEFAARIPNEFFYMLPYVLTMLVLIGAVGKARAPKALGEPYEVGKR from the coding sequence ATGGACATTATCAGCAATCTCATTAATGGGACGCTCGTATTCTCCACGGCCTTTATCTTTGCGGCTCTCGGTGGTCTTATATCCGAACGTTCGGGCGTTATTAATATTGGGCTGGAAGGCTTTATGGTGTCTGGTGCTTTCTTCTCCGCGATCATTGCTTACTATGCTGAGACGGCAGGGTTAGGAGGGTTGTCACCATGGCTCGGGGTGATTGGAGCCTTCGTGTTCACGGCGATATTTTCCAGTATTCATGCCGTAGCTACGATCAGGTTCAAGGCCAACCAGGTGGTTAGCGGGGTTGTTATCAATATTCTCGCGGCGAGCTCGACGTTTTTTCTGGTGAAATTGATCTTTGAAGGGTCCGCGGAAAGCCCGTTGTTGACGACGGTATTCCATAAATTCAGAATTCCGTTTCTAAGCGATATTCCGTTCATTGGGAATGCGTTCTTCAACAACTATCCGACGACATATATCGCTATCGCCTTTGTGATTGTAATTTACTTCATTATTTATAGAACCGCTGTTGGGCTCAGGCTGCGTGCAGTCGGCGAGCATCCGGGCGCCGCAGATACCGTAGGGGTTAAGGTCAACCGGATGCGTTACATGGCCGTTATTCTCAGCGGCTCGATTGCCGCTCTGGGTGGAGCGACGATTGTACTGACTTCGAATGGCAATTTCGCGTTCAACACGATCTCCGGACAAGGTTATATTGCGTTGGCGGCGGTCATTTTCGGCAAATGGAATCCGATTGGCGCCATGTTAGCCTCCTTATTCTTCGGCTTGGCACAAGCGGTCAAAGATCAGCTGCAGATCTTCGAATTTGCCGCCCGTATTCCAAATGAATTTTTCTACATGCTGCCGTATGTCCTGACCATGCTCGTCTTGATTGGCGCAGTAGGTAAAGCCCGCGCGCCGAAGGCGTTAGGGGAACCATATGAGGTGGGCAAGCGTTAG
- a CDS encoding NCS2 family permease, whose product MDSRLERWFHLQEEKTTIRTEIVAGLTTFMTVAYIIAVNGTILSMVGMPYEAATIVTVICSFIGCMLMALWANSPLILVPGMGDNAFFVFTLVFSLGLTWQQALAAVFVAGLVFMVTSVTKWADYLSRSIPKSMIHAMTAGIGFFIAFLGLKNGGLIVANESTFVSLANLSEPHALTTILTLVIALPLFLRNVKGNFLIAIIAGTGIGAALGIVDFSVLRDFSISFSGYGELFLALDFSAIGTFQFWTAVFSLSMVIIFQNMGTQLGMLPNKSKFRRSFQANSLSVISAGLLGCSPMTTAAEGATGIASGGRTGLTSLTAGLLFIPALFLVPLFKVIPTSAIAPVLIIVGCLMIMSIKEVPFDDFTEAFPAYMMLAIMPLSFSIANGIAFGFIAYPIVKWVTGRRAEVSMTMYMIAVFFLLYFILGSI is encoded by the coding sequence TTGGATAGCAGATTGGAAAGATGGTTTCATCTTCAAGAGGAAAAAACAACGATACGCACAGAAATCGTCGCGGGATTAACTACGTTTATGACGGTGGCCTATATTATTGCCGTGAATGGCACTATTCTGAGCATGGTTGGGATGCCGTATGAAGCGGCTACGATTGTGACGGTCATATGCTCCTTCATCGGCTGTATGCTGATGGCGCTGTGGGCAAACTCGCCCCTGATTCTTGTTCCGGGGATGGGGGATAATGCTTTTTTTGTATTCACGCTCGTATTTTCATTAGGATTAACTTGGCAGCAAGCATTAGCTGCGGTCTTTGTCGCGGGTCTTGTGTTTATGGTCACCTCGGTGACGAAGTGGGCCGATTATTTATCCCGTTCGATTCCGAAGTCGATGATTCATGCGATGACGGCAGGAATCGGTTTTTTTATTGCCTTTTTAGGCTTGAAAAACGGTGGACTGATCGTGGCGAACGAAAGTACCTTTGTGAGCTTGGCTAATCTTAGTGAGCCTCATGCGTTGACGACAATTTTAACCTTGGTCATCGCGCTGCCATTATTTTTGCGAAATGTAAAGGGGAATTTCCTGATTGCGATCATCGCTGGAACGGGGATTGGTGCGGCGTTAGGCATTGTTGACTTTTCAGTGCTTCGGGACTTTAGTATTTCTTTTAGCGGGTACGGTGAGCTTTTTCTGGCTTTGGATTTCAGCGCAATTGGCACGTTCCAATTTTGGACGGCGGTGTTCTCGTTATCAATGGTCATTATATTTCAAAATATGGGGACCCAGTTGGGCATGCTCCCGAATAAGTCGAAGTTCCGACGATCATTTCAGGCGAACTCTCTGTCGGTGATCAGCGCTGGGCTGCTCGGTTGCAGTCCGATGACGACGGCCGCGGAAGGAGCGACTGGGATTGCATCCGGTGGAAGAACCGGGCTTACCTCGCTCACCGCAGGACTGCTATTCATTCCGGCTTTGTTTCTCGTACCCTTGTTCAAAGTCATCCCGACCAGCGCCATTGCGCCGGTGTTAATCATCGTGGGATGCCTAATGATCATGTCGATTAAGGAAGTGCCTTTTGACGACTTCACTGAGGCGTTTCCGGCTTATATGATGCTGGCGATCATGCCTTTATCCTTCAGTATCGCTAACGGTATTGCGTTTGGGTTCATTGCCTACCCGATCGTGAAGTGGGTGACGGGACGCCGGGCGGAGGTATCGATGACGATGTATATGATCGCCGTTTTCTTCCTACTCTATTTCATCTTAGGTTCGATTTAG
- a CDS encoding 4'-phosphopantetheinyl transferase family protein translates to MMEIYGVQLEPNITSLSIWSLIEVLPLERQERIHRFIRKEDALRTLTADILSRLLICSRLNMKNRDICLIQNAYGKPLLKEDYGLHFNNSHSGKWVVCAIDEAPVGIDVEEVKEIDLGLAERFFSKQECIDLHRLQDDNRLSYFFDLWTLKESYIKAAGMGLSLPLDSFSIRVSPERIELNTRNELNCCSFRQYDIDSAYKLSVCAMHDRLPDHIRMLSMDELHKRFMTYV, encoded by the coding sequence ATGATGGAAATTTACGGTGTTCAGCTAGAACCAAATATAACTTCGCTCTCCATATGGAGCCTTATCGAAGTACTCCCCTTGGAGAGACAGGAACGAATTCATAGATTTATACGTAAAGAAGACGCGCTAAGAACATTGACAGCCGATATCCTCTCTAGACTGCTCATCTGCAGCAGGCTTAACATGAAGAACAGGGATATATGCCTGATTCAAAATGCATACGGCAAGCCGTTATTAAAGGAAGACTACGGCCTGCATTTCAACAACTCTCACTCAGGCAAATGGGTAGTTTGCGCCATAGACGAAGCACCTGTCGGCATTGATGTGGAAGAGGTAAAGGAGATAGATCTTGGCCTCGCCGAGCGCTTTTTCTCCAAACAAGAGTGCATTGATCTTCATAGGCTGCAGGATGACAACAGATTAAGTTACTTTTTTGATTTATGGACGTTAAAAGAGAGCTACATTAAAGCAGCGGGCATGGGGCTATCCCTGCCGCTCGATTCTTTCTCTATTCGCGTCAGCCCGGAGCGGATCGAGCTGAATACCCGCAACGAACTCAACTGCTGCTCATTCAGGCAATATGACATCGATTCCGCATACAAGCTGTCCGTTTGCGCCATGCATGATCGCTTGCCTGATCATATCCGCATGCTAAGCATGGATGAGCTGCATAAACGATTCATGACTTATGTGTGA